Sequence from the Fusarium oxysporum Fo47 chromosome VI, complete sequence genome:
AAACATCTTAGTCCATGGTGATAAGATACTACTGGCAGACTTTGGAATATCAAGCATGGGCTTGCTTGCCGCACTGTCTACAGCTATACCACAGCTGGCCCGATCAAAATCGCCGACACATTGCGCACCAGAGGTAGAAGAAGGGAGCAGTCGAGGCAGATCAGCAGACATCCTTGCTTTAGGAGCTGTCTTTCTCGATATGATTGCTGCCTAACAATCAAAGACCCACAATATTAATAACCTCAAAAAGAATTCCTATGCCCAAAGTCTTACGCATATTCATCTTTGGATAGACTCAGCCCATAATGACATTGGCGCAGATCATTGGCGCCTTGACATCCCATCTCTGTGCCGAAAGATGTTAGATCTTCAGAGAGGCCAACGGCCTAATTACTTCTAAAGTGCAGAAAAGTCTTCCGTCCTTGCCGGAGTCATACGATTCAAACTCAATGTCTTGCGGCTGCATCAACAACGATACCATGGAATCAAATGCTGTTTTAATAGAAAAGTGCAAACAAGGTTCATTGACCGAGGTTAAAGACGTCGTCGAAAAGTATGCAAACTCATCTGTTATAGGTGCGTTACATCAAGCCTCTGCTCGTGGAGCCGTGGATATTGTTACCTATCTGGTTGACCAGCATGCTAAAGTAAATGTGGAAGATTAGAGCGGTCAAACAGCACTTCACTGTGCTTCAGGGATGGGAGCTTTCTAATTGAGAAAGATGCCGAAATCGATAGATCTGACGAGTAAGGCTGGATACCTCTCCACTCTGCCGCTGGTTGCGTAAGACTTGGGGTTATAGAGCAACTGTTGGTCAGGGCCAAAGAACTGGGAAACACTAGGGCTGTCATTGAAGCCGTGGATACGTACGGACAGACCGCCATTCACCTCACAGCTAAAAGAGGACATGAGTCGGCAGTCAAATTGATTCTGGAGACACTATTCGAGGCTGGTGGGCATACAAAGCGATAGATATCCGACAAAGGAGGGCGAACAGCCCTCCATGGTACTGTTGGATATGGCTCCGTTGAGCTGGCCAGGCGACTACTTCATCATGGTGCTGATGCGAATTGCCAAGACAACGACGACCGAACACCACTCCACTGCAGCGTACTGGGAGACGAATCAAAAAAACATATCAAGGGCATGGTGGCCCTCCTGGTTAAAAACGGAGCTAATATTATGATACTTGATGGCAACGGCCGACAGGCCTGCTGGCTGGCCCGCGGAAAGCCAGAGATTCAGAAGTTTCTcaatgatgaggaagatcaACGCGCGAATATGGGAGTGAAGTGAGTCCTGCTTTTTTATACTATCGAGGTCAAGCATGAGGACTCAGATATTGATTCTGGCAGACATACATCCGTGCCCGTCAGCACAGAACACAGTGATGCACCCCAAGAAAATATTTTTGCTGGGTTCCATGCCAATTTCATATTCTTCATGACAATTGCTCAATGTGCAAAAGTCGGTTTCATGCCAGCGGATTGGAAATTGGATGCTCGACTTGAGTTACTAGGCAGAGGGGCAACAGGTGATGTGAGACCATATGCTTCGGCCCCGGCGATTATTTATGAGTCATTATTGCTTATGTGGCATCTTCACGACCTAGCTAGAAGGGGGGCATTAATAAAATTTCAAGGCGAGGAAAATTCTTCAAGGTATAGTAAAATACCACTTACTTATTGTATATTCACTCCCTCTGACCTCAGCCTTTAGTTCTGAGACACGGCCGAGAAACGAAAGATTTCTCGGTGTTATAAAACACCTTTCCTTAAGCGTGCGTCTCGTCCCATTCTTTCACAAGGGAGATTAATCGAACGTTGACCTTTACCACAGATTCTTCGCGCCATGTTCTCTTTGATGAAAATGGACTATCGAGTTCGAACATATGTCGCAAAATGTCTTGACAGTCGTGCTCGCGACTCATCATGTAATCACTGTGCGAGAACAGCCGCTTTTAAAGTCGCAATGTGTTATAAAATTGGCTTTGGTGTTAGTATCGACGAGGAAGCAGCTAAAGAATGGCTGCAAAATTCGAACTTCTATCTATCGGATCTCCAAAGCCAACTTGACTATGCCAAACAGCTGCCACGGACTGGAAACGGAGTCTTCGAAATTAAAAATGTATTACTTTCAAGCCAATGCAGTTAGGAAATATGGAAACCTGAATCTCGAATCTGCAAGGCGATATGTCATCCACGAAATTAGGAGTGTGAAGAAGGCGTTTGGAGGTGGTCATTGGCTCATCTTCCCATTGAGAACTGAGCATATCATGCTTCTCACAGCTCAAGAGCAAATGGGTGAAGCTATGCGCGAGGCGGAGGAATTGGAAAATGACCTGAGAGAAAGCCTTGGTGGCTCGCATCCCCTACGCCTGCATACGGCAACAACCCTCGCCAGTCTTTACACAAAACAATATCGCTGGGAAGACGCTGTGGGCATCCTCCAGGCTACAAGGAGAGCCTTAGTTCAGGCCCTTGGTAAAGATCACATGCTGGCTGTGAGGGCAGTTGGCTTGCTAGCCATGATGCTCATGAACCAAGGAAAATACGAGGAAGCAGACGCTGAATTTGGCTCCCTTTCAAAGCTTGCAGAGATGAGCGAAACGACCCGCGAAATGTACAGGAGAGAGGCAGGTATGCATCAATGTACACTGCTCGAGATGGAGGGAAACTTCCATGAAGCCAAGGCAATCAGGGTTACGACAGTGCATACGAATGGTTTGTCATCCGAAATTCCCAAGCTCCTGAAGAACACCAACCAAGGCTGGTATGCCTTCAGGCGTGAAGACTTCACACTAGCCGAATCTTTGCTGGCAGAAGTAATGAAGAAGGCAAATGATCTACTCAAGACGGACAACCCACCAGAACATAGTCAACTCTTGAACATTTCGATGATATCAAAGCGAAACCTTGCTCTGGTAATTCGTTGCCACCATCGCTACGAAGCAGCGGAGTCTCTGCAGCGGGAATTGCTGATAGAACGAGATAGACACGAGAATCAGACCAGCTTGGAGACCCTGAACGCGATGTTCGATCTCGCTCATACTCTTCAGATACAGGAAAGATGGGCGGAGGCAGAACATTTCTTTACCAAAGTCAAGATCGATCGAGTACAATTGTTTGGACAGATGCATAGGGAGGATACTTTACTTTGTAGTCAGAGGCTATGGA
This genomic interval carries:
- a CDS encoding kinase-like domain-containing protein gives rise to the protein MDLDEYLRAPLFAKKQEERQKRIHQWFYCLANAIEFIHGIGIRHRDIKPKNILVHGDKILLADFGISSMGLLAALSTAIPQLARSKSPTHCAPEVEEGSSRGRSADILALGAVFLDMIAA
- a CDS encoding ankyrin repeat-containing domain protein, encoding MSCGCINNDTMESNAVLIEKCKQGSLTEVKDVVEKYANSSVIGALHQASARGAVDIVTYLVDQHAKISDKGGRTALHGTVGYGSVELARRLLHHGADANCQDNDDRTPLHCSVLGDESKKHIKGMVALLVKNGANIMILDGNGRQACWLARGKPEIQKFLNDEEDQRANMGVK